AAAAGTCTTTGCTCGAGTGTCTATATATTCATCTATCATGACTGATAAACATGCTATCTGACCAGTGTTAATGGCAGGAGCACAAATAAGCTCTACTATTTGTCTGAGTTGTAGTATTAATTGCCAAACCTCATTTTCAGATGAACTGGCAATCTTTTCCCCCACCAAAACAGGTAAAAGCCTGAGCAAGCACCAGTTCTGTGCTGCATGACCACGTAATTTCTCACCACCTGGGTGTACTTCACATGGCTTATCATGTGCATCATTGCCAAGGTACCTGAATTGATTAATGCGCCGATTTAATTCGAGGTATGTGAACTGCTTCTCTTGAATCACAAGATGATCAATGAACAATGCAAGGTCATTGGACACAACACCCTCAAAAAGATCATGTCCAAGACAGGGAGGTAATCCTGGCTGACAAACATGAAAATACTTCAactcattaaaaacagaattgaattTGACACCAACAACACTGTCAGCTCTGGCAGCATCTAAATCTTTAACATTCTGTTCATAAGACTTCACTGTTCTTGTTAAAGCCTTTGTCAGGGGTGCTGACTGGAATGTTTGTCGGTCAATCTCACAATATCTGCAAAAGTTGCTACTCCTACTAAAATTTTCGACAAATCCACCAATGTAATGTGAGCCGAGATTGTCTCCTGCTATGGCACACAATGTACCTTTGTGCAATTTTCCATCGGCTAACGTAATACCATTCTCCTCAAGGTCTTTAAGGTCTTTAATCAGAGGACTGAAGACAACGTCCTGACCAAAGTATTTAAAATCCTGCTCCCTGCACAATAAAACTAACTGCATGTGGTCAATGCTTGCCCTACAGAAAGGCAAGAGGTTTGCAAGTGTGACATAAACAGCAAGaatcttgtgttttttctttcctgatCCAAGTGGATTAGCAACTTCAAAGGCATCCTGATATAAGATTAAACCTAAAGATTCTGAATCAGTTTTAAACAGGCTGTTTTCATAAATGTTTCTGCCATCCCAAACATCACTGAGAATGTATTCTGTtctgatttcagcttttgttttcttatattgTTTCCTGACTGATTCACAACAAAACAGTGCTTCTAACGTTTGTTTAATTGGAATGTACTGAGCAAAGATTTCCTTGCCTGATTCATTTATTCCAAGGCAGATGGGAACATGATCCACATATTTAAAATACTCTTTATAAAAAGACTTTCCTCCTCAAATCCGTTTTAGTGCATGGGTATTGCAAATCCGGAAAAGATCCTCAGCTTTCATGACATCAAGAACACTCCTTCTATCATTTTCTGAAATTCCAAGAGTAGtcaatttttcatttagtttgtgCAACACATGTGACTGGCTAATGTCATGTATGTCCTGCAACCCTTCAATTACCGTTTGAATTACTGAAGATGGTAGAACCAACTTTGCCTGcaattttaagtaaaacaatgCCAAATTCTTCAAAATAGACACTCATCTGCAATATCTGGTACTAGGCCTATATCTGACTCCTTGGCACCATCAACAGAGTCTATCACAACCTCACACTGCATACTCAAGTGTTCATCCACATCACTATGAGATGTGCACATCTGCCCTGGAACATTTGCCTCCAGAATGTTGTGACCGAGCCTTTCCACTGAACAATTTCGATGATTTCTGGATAAATGAGAGGAAAATGTGGATATCACAGAAAATCTTTTATTACATCTAAATGGGCAAGATACTACGGTTCCTTCTTTAATGTGAGACTTCAAGTGAGCAAAGAAGCTTTTTAAATCACTAAATTTTGCTTGGCACAAAGAAATGTAACAGACTAAGTTTAAAGCATCAAGTCCTAGGTCTGTCTGTGTTACATCCCGCTTTGCAGCCCCCCTGTTATGGTCTCTGTATATATGGGACTTGAAAGCTGCAAACTTTTTGAAGGACCTACAGCAATCTGGAATGCCACATTTAAAAGCAGTATTAGGAACATGACTATGGATTTTCATATGCTGACAAAATAACAATATTGATTGAAAAGCACGATCACAGAACTGACACTGCAGCATTTTTGGATCAGTTATATAATCTAACAAGtcgagataaaaaaaaaaaaaaaaacactcgcTGCTTTTATTATGTTGCTTTCCTGACAACTTGCAACTAACGGCTAAGTTTCCACTACTGCTTTGACAAACTTTAAAGTTTCCTGAGTTAAATTAGTTTCAAACTCGTGTACTGGATGCCTTACATGTAAAATGACGTTGAATTATAACATCTACGTTATTTTACAATGCCTAaatgtcccattttactttaaaataaatttatttggtCTCATGACCTACTGGCCCAAAACGTATAGACACAGCACTTTGTgccaagttaaaaataaagatagtgtttaaatattaactGGACAAGAGGGCTTTCCACTTTACGAGCAGGGAGAAATGGTTGTGCGGGCTCTAAAAGCTATACGATACCTTGCTAAGTACAAACTAACTGCACATGTACAAACAAGATGGCCGACAGCGTGAAACAATTGTAAAACGAATAACTAACCAACTCGCTAacgaagacaaaaagaaaaaaagaaaaaaaaaagggaaaaaaaatataaagcaaaagagAAAGAGGCTCACCAAGTCAAAACCGCAACAAATTGTTTCTGGATCTTTCTATTCTGTCGCCGACACGTTCTCCCGCTTCACAAACATCAAACACCAAATGCAGTTCAACAATGTAAAGTGCAAAAAAATactatcaaaaataaattaactgaataGGCTGGGTGATAAATGATAAGCTATAACCTAATTAGCAGTACGTAAGAGTACTCTTAAAAGTTCTAATGTTACTGATCTTAAATCTCAGCTGAGTGTACACCTCCTCCTCACAAACCAATCCCAGAATGCTTTGCTTGTCCAGTATGCTACTGTATTTTCAGTATGTTACAGTATGTTACTGTATTTAGGGAGAAAAGCATTGAAAACAGTTATctgctgtaaatatacagtaatactttaaaacattacagtatgttactgtgtaaagaaaatacaggaaaatactgTAGGAAACTGACTGTAAATTTACAGCAATATTTTACAGTGTAGGCACCACTGCTATGCAGGTGGACTGCCATCTAGAGGCCCGAGGGAGGTACTGTCCTGTGTTTGTTCTCTCCCCCTGGTCCTTCTGGTTCACAGGCTGTCCCAACTGGGTGAGGGCCCCAGTCGTCCGCAACAACCACCATGTTGGTACCAGGTTTTCACGAAACTtgtcttctggtactgtggccAAGAAACTCATCATTGCCTCATCTATTCCTGTAGTCTTGCCCTGATGTTTCTCCAGACACACATCCCATGTAGATCTCTTGTTCCAATAGTAGACGCATGATCTTTGACATTGACAGTGGTAAGAGCTACCCGGATGGTCCCTTGATGAAATTCTGCACTTCCTGAAGACTTCTCACTTCATCTTGTATTGTTATTGTTGGGATGGCCTAACCAGGGCAAGCTGGTAGATGTTTGAAGTCCTCTCTTCTTGTGGGTGGTGGTCTGGATTCTGGAATGGTGGATTTTTCAATTGTTTGCCAgactgttctttgttttttttattgaagtcCTAGGAGACCTCTGTAGATCTCGGCATGGTGACCACGCCCAGTGTGACAGACAACTCCCGTCATTTGCCTTTTCCTGAGAATGGACTACTTGCACAAGAGGGTGTGAACCTTTTAGCTCCCATTCATTCTAGATATAATCAAGTggaaccccagacaggtgacctccattggACTCATGGTGGGATTTGTAAAACCAATTTGGCCTGGGCTGCCCAATAGCACAGCGCCTCCTCAGGATGCTGGGTATTGAAGTCCGTATCGAGTGGCATTGCTACAATCTGATGTTTACAGTAATAACTGTAGCTTCATTaagaccaccatactgactcagcTCAAGTTGGCCCCTCCAGATTCTGCgccatttttttattacatttaatccGTTGAACTCATGGTGGGATTTCTAAAACCAATGGGCCTGGGCTGCCCAATAGCGTGGCGCCTCCTCAGGATGCTGGGTATTGAAGTCCATATTGAGTGGCATTGCTACAGCCTGTAACTTCATTaagaccaccatactgactcaccacaagctggcCCCTCCATATTCAGCAccattttttattacaattaatcTGTTGAACTCATGGTGGGATTTCTAAAACAAATGGGCCACATCAGTCATGTCATGTTTCATACTAATAGGGGTGAAGACTTATGAGATCAGCTGATTGGGAGTCCTtcgtggtttttttttctccttctagCAACATCCATAGTGAAGCCTTGGCTGCCCAATAGCACTGCACCTCCTCAGGATGCTGGGTAATGAAGTCCGTATTGAGTGGCGTTGCTACAATCTGAGGTTTACAGTAATAACTGTAAATTCATTaagaccaccatactgactcaccacaagctggcCCCTCCAGATTCAGCGCCATTTTTTATTACATCATCAATCATTTGGAGTTTTCTACTTAAATTTAATTTTGGCCACCATACTCACCACAAGCTGCACCTGCTGATACAATCAATCAAAACCCCAGACCGGTGGGCTGCACCAACAatatgtcatattaaaggggggtgaatacttacgAGATCAATGATGTGCTGTTTTGTTTCTAATTGTATTTAAATGACTCCCCCATGTTGACTCAACCCAAGGTGGACCTTCTGATACAATCAAGTGAAACctcagacaggtgacctccatggAGCTCATGATGGGACTTCTCAAGCTGGGCtgactgctgctgcttcacattaACTGGGGTGAATACTCACATGATGGATGATTTGGTGCTTtaggatttattttaatttagaccACCATAGTGACTCACAACCAGATGCGATAAACTgtaaccccagacaggtgatcagCACTGAGCTCATGATGGGACTTCCAAAACCAATTGGTGGACCAGTGATATGTCACACTGAAGACTTATGAGATCAACGATTTGGTGTTTTATTGGTAATTGTATTTAAATGAGACCACCATGCTGAGTCACCACAGGCTGGACCCTCCCCCTGGGGGGGCTTACTAAAGACTGCAGCTTAACTAACACCCCAGACAGGTGGTCTCCACTGAACTTCTAAACCCAATGGGCTGCTCGTGTCCCTCATGCAATTACATTTCTTACGACTTATTACTTCtggacaggaagagatgggacAAGATGATCCACACAGGAGACTCCCAACGGAAGAAGATATAATGATGTCTTCTGTAATCcaaattgttttttatattttcacatgtaattTTCTGTGTGATTCAGTATTGAATAACAAGAAAATGTCAGCAGGGGGCTgaagcctttttttattttgcatgtgtCAGTAAGTCCACTTGGGCAGGCAGACCTTAAAAACCGAAGATGGCGAGCGGGTGAGGCCACCAATAGACATACAAGAACTCTGAAAGAGTCCCAAGCTACAGTGAGCGACACTGGAGAGACGACAACCGTCAGGCTGGACCGTGTGTGGTCACTCCTGGATGTACTCGCTGCCAAGAGTTTATTAGCATTTCCTTGTAACCGCCTTCTCCTGACTGGCTGCCACAGTTGTACTTTGGTTCATTTGTTGGACAGTCAAGAATGCCCATGCCCTGTCTTGGCTCATCCCTCATGATGCCACCCTCCAGACGCCCAAAGAGAATTCCAATTAAAACCTAAGGTTAGCGTATCGTCACCTGCTAAATCCATACAGGATGTCCAATCAGGAACACATCCACCCAGTTTGTAAACCTCATTTATCCTGAGGTGGGTGGgagggaagctggagccaatcccaccaagcaaatggtgcaaggcaggaaaacaccatcaaaagtgaaagaaaaaaaaaaacaatacgagATCAGACTACATAATGGGTGGTCTGGAACTGAACATGGCCCCCCGTGAGCATAtcctctgtcacacacgtgtacacCATAAAGGCACTGGCGGTGGTAGTTCCTCACCATTCCAGCAGGTGGCGCTGTATACCAACACCTCGACAGACCACATGATTGACAACCTCACcgcctctgacgtcacttctggcgtCCTTCCACCTGGCCCCGCCCACTCCCAGCTGGCTTGGCACACAATAGGAAGCGTTAGTCAAGTCCAGGGGTTCCCCCACGTCTGAGGTCCAGGAGGGCCgtcgtggctgcaggttttcttaattaatgactttagaatttattttgacttttttttttttttttttttttaagatttttcccTCCCCGATTTTTTTGTTGTTCCTCTGAAGTGCTCCGTTTCTtgtccttaaacagaaatgaaaggtgaagtgagtgagccgatAGAAGACCACTTAAgttagggcctcaaactccaaccaggtGGTTAAGAGTTAATGTCTGGGCAGCAGCCAGTCCATAGAAGAGTGTGGGTGGTCATCGAAAAAACCTCATTCTGTTCTGTATGAATACTCAAAACTCTAAGAGCTGGGGGTCCGCAACTcggcccctgtggctgcaggttttcattctaacccttttcttaatccgtgacctgttttgctgctaattaactccttttcctttctttttaatggaCTTGTGTTTTAAGATTTGCACCCTTGGACTAcatcatcattcctctgaattgcttcatttctttccctaaacagaagtgaagtgagtGGGCCGACAGCAGACCAGCTgagtcagggtctcaaactccaaccagttgtttAAGACCAGTGTGGGTGGTCCGTGAAAAAGCGTATTCTGTTCTGTATGGATACTCAAAACTCTAAGAGCAGGGGGTTCGCAACTcggcccctgtggctgcaggttttcattctaacccttttcttaatcagtgacccgcttttgctgcttattaactccttttcctttctttttaatggaCTTGTGTTTAAAGATTTGCTCCCTTGGACTACTTtgtcattcctctgaattgcttcgttTCGTCCCTTAACTGACTtggtcttgaagactcagactccttaattgtttctttgtccttaatcagctgccaaacaataacgagatacaaaatgagccaaaaccggaccagcaaactgtgtgtCCATCAttcaatacctgaaaataaaaagggtggagggCTCAGGACCACAGAATATTTTCACAGCACTCTCAGAAGAGAGAAAATCCACGGTTTTGGACGtgtctgctattacacaataagagcagcgacaagccatggaattaaagaacgggtgtAATGAACGACAAGACTCGAcgcctaatgaagcaactggctggagtttgaggccctgacttagctggtcttctgtcaGCTCCCtcacctcacatttcatttctgtttgggtgccgtttaaggaaagaaatgaagcaattcagaggaatgatgacgAAATTCAagaacaacaaatctttaaaaaaaagtcaattaaaattaaaggaaaaggagttaattagcagcaaaaacaggtcactgattaagaaacggttagaatgaaaacctgcagccactgcggccctgcaggactggagttggagacccctggcctACGCCGTATGGTTTGATGGTGCCGGTCATGCTGGTTTCATTGATTTTCACAGATTACAGAGAATGAAGTGTTTCCCACGACATGTACTGAGTGGCAGTTCTGTTAATGAGAGGAGGTTGTCGTCGTTTGTAAAGCGTGTAATGACATTTCTATCACTGAACACAACCAAAGGGTAAGCACTTCTTGTCGTAGGTCCACCTGCTCCCTCCAGGCAGCCAGTCAGTCCTTGGCCTACAACTCAAGCTATGGTGGGTGTCTTAGAGCCCACAACCTGCCCATTCGAATATCCGGCCACATGACAACTCAACGTCTTGACAGTTTTCAACACCAATAATGTGCGTAGGTTTGGTAACAAATACAATCTGTTAACTTTGCAATGTGTGATTCCTGAAACCAGAGCTCCCTGTTTAGCGTTTAATCATTTAATCACCAGTCGCTGGCCTACAACTCAAGCTATGGCGGGTGCCTTAGGGCCCACAGCCTGCCCATTTGAATATATTACCACATGAACATCTTGACAGTTTCACATGCCAAGGATGGTTGGGGTTTAGTTAGTTCAACAAATTTGTGAACTTTGCAATGTGCGATTCCTGAAACCAGAGCTCCCCGTTTAGCGTTTAATCATTTAATTACCAGTCATTGGCCTACAACTCAAGCTATGGTGGGTGTCTTAGACCCCACAGCCTGCCCATTTGAATATCCAGCCACATGACAACTCAATATTTTGACAGTTCTAGGCAAGTATCTGACTATAGTGGAGACTAAATGTAGATTGTGGTccgcagcacaggagcgccgcaggggactggactttctccggtcctgttcagccaacatacatcagacttccaatacgactcggagtcctgaaacgtgcaaaagttcgcggacgacactgctattgtgggctgcatcaggagagggcaggaggagaagtataggaacctaatcatggactttgttaaatggtgcgactcaaaccacttacacctgaacaccagcaagaccaaggagctggtggtggattttaggaggcccaggaccctcatggaccccatgatcattggaggtgactgtgtgcagaggatgcagacctataaatacctgggagtgcagctggatgataaactggactggactgccaataccaatgctgtgtaagagaggacagagcagactatacttcattagaaggctggcgtccttcaacatctccaataagatgctgcagatgttctaccagacggttgtggcgagcacccttctactatgcagtggtgtgctggggaggcaccataaagaagaaggacgcctcacacctgaacaaactggtgaggaaggcaggctctattgtaggcacggagctggacagtttgacatccgtggcagagcagcgggcgctgagcagactcctgtcaatcatggagaatctactgaacaggatcatctccagacagaggagcagcttcagagacagacagactgctgtcaccgtcctgctccactgacagactgagacccccccacaccatgcgactcttcaattccaccccaggggggtaaacgttaacattaaacaaagttattgtctgttatagcttcattgttatcactctttaatttaatattgttctttatcagtatgctgctgctggagtatgggaatgtccccttgggattaataatgtatctATCTAGATATTAAACACTAAGaaggagggtgtgtgtgtgtgtgtgttgggggggcTGGTTCAGTGAGGGGGGAGACAAATTAAAGTTGTGAAGTTTGTGTTATTCCTGAAATTGCGCCCCTATTGGGCACCACCAAGCCCACCACAGTCAAAGTCTCCTACCATCACAAAGCCCACCCGTTCCAAGATCTTCCTAACCACGCTAACCTGCTGCGACTTGAATTGAAAGGCATCCACTGCGACCAGCAAACCAAAGGGGGTTTTGCTTACAGTCTTTATtggggttcatttttttttttttttttttcagattcaaCCCCACCCGCCCTGGCTGTGCTTACTATTAAAAGACGGCGGTGAAACGCTCTCTTCAGTCATTTCAGTTGCGCTGCGCTTTCGCCCTTCCCGTTCCTTAAAAAAGGGGAATCTTGAGCTTTGTGGACTGCAGTTTTGTGCACGTGCCTCGGTAGGTAAAAGCAGCAGCGAGAACAGAAGACATCGGAGAACCGAGAGGAGTCCGTTCAGTCCGTCGGTCGCTGGTGTGTTCAGCGAAGTGCTAAAGCTGTCCCAGCGTCTCCTTCCTAAAGGCCCTCACGgggtctcggtagtttgtttcagattcccacaacgcTCCATGTAAAGAAGTTCTTCCGGTACGCTCAAATATGCAATCCACTGTTAAATTACAAGAATGCAGCTGGATCTACTTACTTAATGTCTTTACAGATTATGAAAACCTGGATTAGGATGTGGCATTACCTGACCTCCTGGTTATCTTCAAGTGGCCACTGGACTCGTTATGTCGTACGGTTCATTCTGTGCACGAGGTACATTTGTTTGACAGTCTCCTCCATTGTGAATCACTGTGCTCTGGTGTGAAGTCTGCAAAGCCCTCTCCAGACGGTGtgaaaatcgtttgccacattccgaTCAGAAATACGCTCTCTCTCCCCCCAGTACTTACTCCTATGTGGCGGTGAAGGTCACCGACGTCTTAAAATCCTTAACTACACCCTGGGCAGCACGAGGGCTCTCCCCAATGTGAATTTTTGAGTGTCTCTGCAGATGGCCTAACTGCGAGAATCGTTTACCACATCGGGTACAACCGTGAGGCCTCTCTCCCGTATGGATTCTTGTGTGTTTCTGCAGATGGCTGATTTGCGAGAATCGTTTGAAACATCGAGTACAACGATGAGGTctctccccagtgtgaattctttggtggttCTGAAAGTTGCCTTTATgggagaatcgtttgccacactccgcgcagcaatatggcttctgtcGCTCTTGGTTCCACTGGTTATTCTCATCATCGGTTTTGTGTTTAGAAACGTTCCCCCCTTCCTGGGAGATGCACAAAAGCACGGGGCTTGCGCCGTACACCTGTTGAGCACTCACGGCATCTATCCTCGTTAACTTCATAACAGGCAGAAAACTATACTGCAAAGAGACCGGGACCAAACGCGCCGACCCTGATGTCAATCCCTTCATTTTGTCATCGTGTATTCTCTGTTGGAAGGAGGGCAGAGACAAGGAAGATGTCAGGAAGATGCCCCTTTCTTGTAAGGCTGCAGGAAGAGAGAAAGCAAACCGTTTAGTGGACTTTACCTTAAAAGAAATTGGCAAACAGTACTTGAACTCTAACAAGTGGTGCTCACGTAGCATGCTGTGGTTCACATTTCATCAGTCGGAGCCGTTTTGAAGCCATCAAAGTGAATACAATAATTGGCTGTTGTCCAAGTCTAAGATATTAGCTAATATCTTATatatccaacagatggtgcaggcTCCCAGGGAATGTGCCCTTTTACGATTGCAGTCATACTTGTTCAAATATAACCACAGCAGAGGTATGATGGCACCAAAGTAGCACTGGGAGACTCTACTGGCAGAGAATGGGCTTAAAATGGGATGTACAGACGGTGCCATACACATTGGTGATCAAACTCAAATACCCTGTGGGGCTTGTCTGCTCCGACCCAAGCAGTACGAGTCAAAGCTGAACGGCTGAAATGGCGCCAAGTCAATGCCAAACCACCTTAAGGTGAAGATAGGCCACAAAGATGCCCACCCCTCTGTATGGTGCAGAATGTTGGCAGGAGTGGACGAGACAGAACAGGTCCCTTCCCACCATGGAAATGTAGAACGGGTCAGGCCGAGGGTTCACGACCTGAGCGACGATCACAGACATCCCACCGATCAGCGAGAAGATACAGGAGTGACAGGAAATGAAGAGAACCCTAACACCTCAGGCCACATGGGAGAGAAAAACGTCAAATACATAGAAGACCTTCAACAAAATAGTCGACTTCAGACTGGGACGATGGTTCAGGGATTCAAACACAACACTGGTTAAacccttcattcctgttttgggggtcatctcattgttgcccctctagtgcatctgttgttaatttcattaacaccacagcagctgaaactgattaacaaccccctctgctacttaactgaccagattaatatcccataagtttcattgactttatgctatactctgattcaaaagtgttcctttaattcttttaaacaGTATATATCGTGACACAGACTGATGTATGCCCTGATATAAACTTGCATGAGAATCGTGTAAAATGTGTAGCGCCCTCCTAGTTGCGTAGAATAGTAAACGTAAAAGTAAGCCTCAATGACACAActtattttctttcctttgggGAAACCAGGAACAAAGATGTGATTGGTGCCGTTTACTGCCAATCAAGGTATGGCGCGCCCTTACTACTCCAATGATCTTTGTTTTTCTTGGGGAGGTGAGAGGAAGAGCGTGCAGAGGCAGAGTGAGGTGGGGGAAGAGTGCTGAATGAATGtgtaaggaaaagagaaagatggTACTGAGGTTAAGGACAGAGAGCAAAACAAAAAGACGAAAAATAACTTTTGGTGGTCAGTGTTGAACGCGAGAGGCATTGAGCGAGTTTGGCTCATTGGAAGGCGGATGAAAAGGGGAGCTCAGCTTTGAAATGAAGGACAAACACAGAGTTGGATGCCTCCTTTAAGGAAATTTACTGTCTAAAGGAAACACGAAAAAGGGAACGCAATTAAATCACGCAACAAGACGAAGCTACCGGCGTCTTCCCAGATGGGGTTGAGAGATTCCTGTGTTTCAACACGGAGGTAAATGTGAAGTGCGGCGAAAGTTCTGGAAGGACACAGAGTACCTGTGAGCCTGCATATGAGCTCCAACTAAGTGcactaacaaataaataatagaatataataatataatataaaatataagagaaggtctgtgatacggtttgcatatttgcagctggagatccacaaaggaagaaaatgaatcacgtatcaaaagtagttttttattcctgagctgtcaacccctaccaggggtcttcatcagaggatgatgcttagacttacaagaattaAATGCAATAAATAGCAATAATTTACGGGGGACGGggggttattgggtgtaaagtcttgttaattaagaataagttcttcttacgTTTGcgtatgctggatttatgtccaagtgtctgttgatggtgttctcatttgataaccacatacagtgcatctggaaagtattaacagcacatcactttttccacattttgttatgtcgcagccttattccaaaatggattcaattcgtttttttccctcagaattctacacacaacaccccataatgacaacgtgaaaaaagtttacttgaggtttttacgaatttattaaaaatataaaaactgagaaatcccatgtccataagtattcacagcctttgctcaatactttgtcgatgcccctttggcagcaattccagcctcaagtctttttgaatatgatgccacaagcttggcacacctatccttggccagtttcacccattcctctttgcagcacctctcaagctccatcaggttggatgagaagcgtcggtgcacagccatgttaagatctctccagagatgttcaatcagattcaagtctgggccactcaaggacattcacagagttgtcctaaaccactcctttgatatcttggctgtgtgcttagggtcgttgtcctgctgaaagatgaaccatcgccccagtctgaggtcaagagtgctctggagcaggttttcatccaggatgtctctgtccattgctgcagtcatctttccctttatcctgactagtctcccagttccatcacaacagcatgatgctgccaccaccatgcttcactgtagggatggtattggtctgctgatgagcggtgcctggtttcctccaaatgtgacgcctggcattcacaccaaagagttcaatctttgtctcatcagaccagagaattttgtctctcatggtctgagagtccttcaggtgccttttgacaaactccaggcgggctgccatgtgccttttactatgaagtggcttccgtctggccactctaccatacaggcctgattggtggattgttgcagagatggttgtccttctggaaggttctcctctctccacagaggacctctggagctctgacagagtgaccattgggttcttggtcatctccctgactaaggcc
This genomic window from Polypterus senegalus isolate Bchr_013 chromosome 4, ASM1683550v1, whole genome shotgun sequence contains:
- the LOC120528297 gene encoding zinc finger protein 473-like, coding for MESPKEEPREQRLVHLKEESCECGLAHLTAASPCLKGEDDEVSISPFKEEGFKVEPVGIKQEDREHIPVSLPQPSRPAESSLQAGRLPLSLPCLEVPKLEDVPQAMCDGTEAKEQQLETPLQERGIFLTSSLSLPSFQQRIHDDKMKGLTSGSARLVPVSLQYSFLPVMKLTRIDAVSAQQVYGASPVLLCISQEGGNVSKHKTDDENNQWNQERQKPYCCAECGKRFSHKGNFQNHQRIHTGERPHRCTRCFKRFSQISHLQKHTRIHTGERPHGCTRCGKRFSQLGHLQRHSKIHIGESPRAAQGVVKDFKTSVTFTAT